The Janthinobacterium lividum genome has a window encoding:
- a CDS encoding helix-turn-helix transcriptional regulator translates to MPHPLLPSMLTTQLGLDATASIIDFDVDGVLRPLLALGLASVREEWEQAPHQHRKGQLLYATRGVIHCEVESGVWIVPPQCAVWIPGGLMHAAQGVGEAECYCLFVEAAMAPALPAVCCTVAVSPLLRELIAKAAGFPTLTALHGAQERLVATLLDELAAAPVEDLHLPMPRDVRLRRLAALLLAQPADKSTLAEWARRIGMSERSMTRQSLEEMGMSVGRWRRQLHVILALQGLARGHSVKAVALELGYENTSGFVTMFRKAVGKPPARYLAERESGRP, encoded by the coding sequence ATGCCCCATCCATTGCTGCCCAGCATGCTCACCACCCAGCTCGGCCTGGACGCCACCGCCTCCATCATCGATTTCGACGTCGACGGCGTGCTGCGCCCCCTGTTGGCCCTGGGCCTGGCCAGCGTGCGCGAGGAATGGGAGCAAGCGCCGCATCAGCACCGCAAGGGGCAGTTGCTTTACGCCACGCGGGGCGTGATTCATTGTGAGGTGGAAAGTGGCGTGTGGATCGTGCCGCCCCAGTGCGCCGTGTGGATACCGGGAGGCCTGATGCACGCCGCGCAGGGCGTGGGCGAGGCCGAGTGCTACTGCCTGTTTGTCGAGGCGGCCATGGCACCGGCCTTGCCGGCCGTCTGCTGTACCGTGGCCGTCTCGCCGCTGCTGCGCGAACTCATCGCCAAGGCGGCCGGATTTCCCACCCTGACCGCGCTGCATGGCGCGCAGGAACGCCTGGTGGCCACCCTGCTCGATGAGCTGGCGGCAGCCCCCGTGGAAGACTTGCATCTGCCGATGCCGCGCGATGTGCGGCTGCGCCGCCTGGCTGCCCTGCTGCTGGCGCAGCCGGCCGATAAAAGCACCTTGGCCGAATGGGCCAGGCGCATCGGCATGAGCGAGCGCAGCATGACCCGGCAGTCATTGGAGGAAATGGGCATGAGCGTAGGCCGCTGGCGCCGACAATTGCACGTTATCCTAGCCTTGCAAGGGCTGGCGCGAGGCCACAGCGTGAAAGCGGTGGCGCTGGAACTGGGCTATGAAAACACCAGCGGTTTTGTCACCATGTTCCGCAAGGCGGTGGGCAAGCCACCGGCGCGCTACCTGGCGGAACGGGAATCCGGAAGACCATGA
- a CDS encoding heavy metal sensor histidine kinase, whose product MKLAQLRRSLTLRVTLVFVLIVALVSAGLGMHLYRSFVAEIERRDDILLLGKLRQIQQLLGNAGTLDIIRERPQYFRDTMSGQENSLVRIVRADGTRLIDVNPNGETVAHPVPVAVDAPVTDSAIVSWTSRDGYPARVVAASARIGDPAQMADISVARVYGDRTAMFAAYRWQIVVSVAVSALVAALLSSVMLLRGLRPLRNIAAHAALVRLGKLEQQLDVRGAPTELLPLIQALNAMLARLQEGYARLSQFSADLAHEFRTPVTNLLGQSQVMLARPRSAHEYEQLVSSNVEELERLSRMIDSMLFLARAQQDEMVLIKQALPVQDEFLRLADFFEGLAEERGLALACHGSGAVTAEPQLLRRALGNLLSNAIRHAAPGSTILLRSHATNVGVELSVSNLGSAIPARHLPHLFERFYRADPARSDSAASTGLGLAIVTAIMQLHGGSATVASDAAATTFTLVFPV is encoded by the coding sequence ATGAAGCTGGCGCAACTCCGCCGCTCGTTGACCCTGCGCGTCACGCTCGTGTTCGTGCTGATCGTGGCACTCGTGTCGGCCGGGCTGGGCATGCATTTGTACCGTTCCTTCGTCGCGGAAATCGAGCGCCGCGACGACATTTTGTTGCTGGGAAAACTGCGGCAGATCCAGCAGCTGCTGGGCAATGCGGGCACCCTCGATATCATCCGCGAGCGGCCCCAGTATTTCCGCGACACCATGAGCGGGCAGGAAAATTCCTTGGTCCGCATCGTGCGCGCCGATGGCACGCGTTTGATCGATGTCAATCCGAACGGCGAGACGGTGGCGCATCCTGTGCCCGTGGCCGTTGATGCGCCCGTGACGGACAGCGCCATCGTCAGCTGGACCAGCCGCGACGGCTATCCGGCCAGAGTCGTGGCGGCCAGCGCGCGCATCGGCGACCCGGCGCAGATGGCCGACATTTCCGTCGCCCGGGTCTACGGCGACCGCACAGCCATGTTTGCCGCTTACCGCTGGCAGATCGTCGTGTCCGTCGCCGTCAGTGCGCTGGTGGCGGCGCTATTGTCGAGCGTGATGCTGCTGCGGGGATTGCGGCCGCTGCGCAATATCGCCGCCCATGCGGCCCTGGTGCGGTTAGGCAAGCTGGAGCAGCAACTCGATGTGCGCGGCGCGCCGACGGAGCTCCTGCCTTTGATCCAGGCGTTGAACGCCATGCTGGCGCGGCTGCAGGAAGGGTATGCGCGGCTGTCGCAATTTTCCGCCGACCTGGCGCATGAATTCCGCACGCCCGTCACCAATTTGCTGGGCCAAAGCCAGGTCATGCTGGCCCGTCCCCGCAGTGCGCACGAGTATGAACAGCTGGTGTCGTCGAATGTGGAAGAGCTGGAACGGTTGTCGCGCATGATCGACAGCATGCTGTTTTTGGCGCGGGCGCAGCAGGATGAGATGGTCCTGATTAAGCAAGCCTTGCCCGTGCAGGACGAGTTCTTGCGCCTGGCCGATTTCTTTGAAGGCCTGGCCGAAGAGCGGGGGCTGGCGCTGGCTTGCCACGGCAGCGGCGCAGTGACGGCCGAGCCGCAACTGCTGCGCCGCGCGCTGGGCAATCTGCTGTCGAATGCGATACGCCATGCGGCGCCGGGCAGCACGATTTTATTGCGCTCGCATGCGACAAACGTGGGTGTGGAATTGAGCGTGAGCAACCTCGGTTCCGCCATCCCCGCGCGCCACTTGCCCCACCTGTTCGAGCGCTTCTATCGCGCCGACCCGGCCCGCAGCGATTCTGCCGCTTCCACAGGCCTGGGCCTGGCCATCGTCACGGCCATCATGCAGTTGCATGGCGGCAGCGCGACGGTCGCGTCCGACGCGGCCGCCACGACGTTTACCCTTGTTTTCCCTGTTTAG
- the folE gene encoding GTP cyclohydrolase I FolE, producing the protein MSQEEFSENDWRRLISSLGEDPQRPGLLETPARVAKAWKHWTSGYGQNPVDLLKAFEDGAEQYNELIVVRGIPVYSHCEHHLAPFFGKATIGYVPNGKIVGLSKLTRLVDCFSKRLQVQERMTMQIANALMEVLEPKSVGVVVRCRHLCMESRGIRTPGEETITSAMLGEMQPNLALRTEFLALARES; encoded by the coding sequence ATGTCTCAAGAAGAATTCTCCGAAAACGACTGGCGCCGGCTGATCAGCAGCTTGGGCGAAGATCCGCAGCGTCCTGGCTTGCTGGAAACGCCGGCGCGCGTGGCCAAGGCGTGGAAGCACTGGACGTCAGGCTATGGCCAGAATCCGGTGGACTTGCTGAAAGCCTTTGAAGATGGCGCGGAACAGTACAACGAGTTGATCGTCGTGCGCGGCATCCCCGTCTACAGCCATTGCGAACACCATCTGGCGCCGTTCTTCGGCAAGGCCACCATCGGCTACGTGCCGAACGGCAAGATCGTCGGCCTGTCGAAACTGACGCGCCTCGTCGATTGCTTCTCCAAGCGCCTGCAAGTGCAGGAACGCATGACGATGCAGATCGCCAATGCCCTGATGGAAGTGCTGGAACCGAAATCGGTGGGCGTGGTCGTGCGCTGCCGCCACCTGTGCATGGAAAGCCGCGGCATCCGTACGCCAGGCGAAGAAACCATCACCTCGGCCATGCTGGGCGAGATGCAGCCGAACCTGGCGCTGCGCACGGAGTTTTTGGCCCTGGCGCGCGAAAGCTGA
- a CDS encoding glutathione binding-like protein gives MIDLYYWTTPNGHKVTMFLEEAGIPYNIIPVHIGKGEQFKPEFLAIAPNNRIPAIVDQAPEDGGAPLSLFESGAILQYLAEKSGQFLPDDVRGRAEVMQWLFWQMGGLGPMAGQNHHFVQYAPEPIDYAITRYVNETNRLYGVLNKRLADREFVAGDSYSIADMAIYPWIVPHERQRQKLEEFPHLARWFAAIAARPATVRAYARAAEINVQPTVSGDAKSVLFGQTAKTLG, from the coding sequence ATGATCGACCTGTATTACTGGACCACGCCCAACGGGCACAAAGTGACGATGTTCCTGGAAGAAGCGGGCATCCCCTACAACATCATTCCCGTGCATATCGGCAAGGGCGAGCAGTTCAAGCCCGAGTTTCTCGCCATCGCGCCGAACAACCGCATCCCCGCCATCGTCGACCAGGCGCCGGAAGATGGCGGCGCGCCCTTGTCCCTGTTCGAATCGGGTGCGATTTTGCAATACCTGGCCGAGAAAAGCGGGCAATTCCTGCCGGACGACGTGCGCGGCCGCGCCGAAGTCATGCAATGGCTGTTCTGGCAAATGGGAGGCCTTGGCCCCATGGCAGGGCAAAACCACCATTTCGTGCAATATGCGCCCGAGCCGATCGACTACGCCATCACGCGCTACGTGAACGAAACGAACCGTTTATACGGCGTGCTGAACAAGCGACTGGCCGACCGTGAATTCGTGGCTGGCGACAGCTACTCCATCGCCGACATGGCGATCTACCCGTGGATCGTGCCGCACGAACGCCAGCGCCAGAAGCTGGAAGAGTTTCCGCACCTGGCGCGCTGGTTCGCGGCGATTGCCGCCCGTCCCGCCACCGTGCGCGCGTATGCCCGCGCGGCCGAAATCAATGTGCAGCCCACCGTCAGCGGTGACGCGAAAAGCGTGTTGTTCGGGCAGACGGCGAAGACACTCGGTTAA
- the uraH gene encoding hydroxyisourate hydrolase — protein MSYLKKTAAALAFASLSSMALAAANPLSVHILDLQSGQPTAGVTVTLEQKKGEGWQQLASAVTNAQGRIAAMYPAETPMQAGDYRIVFKTGEHYARLKQETFFPEIPVQFHVEKTDQHYHIPLLLSPFGFSTYRGN, from the coding sequence ATGAGCTACCTGAAAAAAACCGCTGCCGCCCTGGCCTTCGCCAGCCTGTCCAGCATGGCTCTGGCCGCCGCCAATCCCTTGAGCGTGCACATCCTCGACTTGCAGAGCGGCCAGCCGACGGCGGGCGTGACGGTAACCCTGGAGCAAAAGAAAGGTGAAGGCTGGCAACAGTTGGCCAGCGCCGTGACGAATGCGCAGGGGCGCATCGCGGCCATGTATCCGGCCGAGACGCCCATGCAGGCGGGCGACTACCGCATCGTGTTTAAAACAGGCGAGCACTATGCGCGCCTGAAACAGGAAACCTTCTTCCCAGAAATCCCCGTGCAATTTCACGTGGAAAAGACTGACCAGCACTATCACATTCCCTTGCTGCTCAGTCCTTTCGGTTTTTCCACGTATCGGGGTAACTGA
- a CDS encoding heavy metal response regulator transcription factor has product MRILVIEDEPKTGDYLLRGLAESGFTVSLARNGRDGLHMASSEAPDLIVLDVMLPIMDGWQVLRALRLQEGGADVPVIFLTARDEVQDRVKGLELGADDYLVKPFAFAELVARIRTLLRRGPPREDDVIRIGDMEIDVMKRKVSRQGQRITLTAKEFGLLHLLARRQGEVLSRSIIASQVWDINFESDTNVIDAAIRRLRSKLDDPFEPKLIHTLRGMGYVCELRAPTVPDNGATQ; this is encoded by the coding sequence ATGCGCATCCTGGTAATCGAAGACGAACCCAAGACGGGCGACTATTTGCTGCGTGGCCTGGCCGAGTCCGGCTTTACGGTGAGCTTGGCGCGCAACGGCCGCGACGGCTTGCATATGGCCAGCAGCGAGGCGCCCGACTTGATCGTGCTCGACGTCATGCTGCCCATTATGGATGGCTGGCAAGTGCTGCGCGCGCTGCGCCTGCAAGAGGGCGGCGCGGACGTGCCCGTGATTTTCCTCACGGCGCGTGACGAGGTGCAGGACCGCGTGAAAGGGCTGGAGCTGGGCGCCGACGATTACCTGGTGAAACCGTTTGCCTTTGCCGAACTGGTGGCGCGCATCCGCACCCTGTTGCGGCGCGGACCGCCGCGCGAAGACGACGTGATCCGCATCGGCGACATGGAAATCGACGTGATGAAACGCAAGGTCAGCCGGCAAGGCCAGCGCATCACGCTGACGGCGAAAGAATTCGGCTTGCTGCATTTATTGGCGCGGCGCCAGGGAGAAGTCTTGTCGCGCTCCATCATCGCCTCGCAAGTGTGGGACATCAATTTCGAGAGCGACACCAACGTCATCGACGCGGCCATCCGCCGCCTGCGCAGCAAGCTCGACGATCCGTTCGAACCCAAGCTGATCCACACCTTGCGGGGCATGGGTTATGTCTGCGAATTGCGCGCGCCTACGGTTCCTGACAACGGCGCTACGCAATGA
- a CDS encoding methyl-accepting chemotaxis protein, which translates to MKKLTFQQKLWIPLICSLLCITVIFIYNALEVRKIRIEERSADLSNAADLGLGAVKMFGDLAASGALTKEEAQKQATAVIKSMRFGETGYLSIINLDAVVVMNPAAPQTNGKNMSDFKDANGTYLYRDIVTVGKSDAGKGFVHYYFPRPGQKNPEPKMSRVVAYKPWAWTLVVGVYMDDIDAAFRQSLLTSLGVLVLVCGLLAAVVVVINRSLRHALGGDPEYAADVAAQIANNDLSGAVRTHANDRHSVLYAMKTMQANLVEAISEIRHSAETIATASSEIASGNMDLSARTEMQASSLEETAASMEELTSTVTQNAGNAVQANELAQSASAVARQGGAVVAQVIGTMDTINASSRKIVDIIGVIDGIAFQTNILALNAAVEAARAGEQGRGFAVVASEVRNLAQRSAGAAKEIKELIGASVDSIAAGSTLVAQAGTTMDQVVASVSRVTDIMADITAASHEQSTGIGHVNQAITEMDSVTQQNAALVEEAAAAASSMQDQAAVLAQLVARFKLSAQEPGTSPRLAASSAGAPRAVAKKPLRSLAAR; encoded by the coding sequence ATGAAGAAATTGACGTTCCAGCAGAAGTTATGGATCCCCCTGATTTGCAGCCTGTTGTGTATCACCGTTATTTTTATCTATAACGCCCTGGAAGTCCGCAAGATCCGTATCGAAGAGCGCAGCGCCGACCTGAGCAATGCCGCCGACCTGGGACTGGGCGCCGTGAAAATGTTCGGCGACCTGGCTGCCAGCGGCGCCTTGACGAAAGAAGAAGCGCAGAAGCAGGCGACGGCCGTCATCAAGAGCATGCGTTTCGGCGAGACCGGTTATTTGTCCATCATCAATCTCGATGCCGTCGTCGTGATGAATCCCGCCGCACCGCAAACCAACGGCAAGAATATGTCGGATTTCAAGGATGCCAACGGCACTTATCTGTACCGCGACATCGTTACCGTCGGCAAGAGCGATGCGGGCAAGGGCTTCGTCCACTATTATTTCCCCCGTCCGGGCCAGAAAAATCCGGAACCGAAGATGAGCCGCGTGGTGGCCTATAAACCGTGGGCCTGGACCCTGGTGGTGGGCGTCTACATGGACGATATCGATGCGGCTTTCCGCCAGTCACTGCTCACCTCGCTGGGCGTGCTGGTGCTGGTGTGCGGCCTGCTGGCGGCCGTCGTCGTCGTGATCAACCGCAGCCTGCGCCATGCCCTGGGCGGTGATCCCGAGTATGCGGCCGACGTGGCCGCTCAGATCGCGAATAACGATTTGAGCGGCGCCGTGCGCACGCATGCCAATGACCGCCATAGCGTGCTGTACGCGATGAAAACCATGCAGGCCAACCTGGTCGAGGCGATCAGTGAAATCCGCCATAGCGCCGAGACGATCGCCACGGCATCGAGCGAGATTGCCAGCGGCAATATGGACTTGTCGGCGCGCACGGAAATGCAAGCCAGTTCGCTGGAAGAAACGGCGGCCTCGATGGAGGAATTGACCTCGACCGTGACACAAAACGCGGGCAACGCCGTGCAAGCGAATGAACTGGCGCAGTCCGCTTCTGCCGTGGCCCGCCAGGGCGGCGCCGTGGTGGCGCAAGTGATCGGCACCATGGACACCATCAACGCCTCGTCGCGCAAGATCGTCGACATCATCGGCGTCATCGACGGCATCGCCTTCCAGACGAATATCCTGGCCTTGAACGCGGCCGTGGAAGCGGCGCGCGCCGGCGAGCAAGGCCGCGGCTTCGCCGTGGTGGCGTCGGAAGTGCGTAATCTGGCCCAAAGGTCCGCTGGCGCAGCCAAGGAAATCAAGGAACTGATCGGTGCTTCCGTCGACAGCATCGCGGCCGGCAGCACCCTCGTCGCACAGGCGGGCACGACCATGGATCAGGTGGTGGCCAGCGTCTCGCGCGTGACCGACATCATGGCCGACATCACGGCCGCTTCGCATGAGCAAAGCACGGGCATCGGCCACGTCAACCAGGCGATTACGGAGATGGATAGCGTGACGCAGCAAAATGCGGCACTGGTGGAAGAGGCGGCGGCAGCGGCGTCGAGCATGCAGGACCAGGCGGCCGTGCTGGCGCAACTGGTGGCGCGCTTCAAACTGTCGGCGCAGGAGCCGGGAACGTCGCCGCGCCTGGCGGCAAGTTCGGCTGGCGCGCCACGCGCCGTGGCGAAAAAGCCGCTGCGCAGCCTGGCGGCGCGCTAA
- a CDS encoding EamA family transporter — MSTTFTWQGFAILSAVFAALTAILGKLGVAHLNSNMATLIRTGVILLVTAAIISLRAEWQRPSGGNWVGWTCLIASGVATGLSWLCYFRALQLGPVSLVAPVDKLSVALVMLAGWLVLGEPFTLKSAAGGGLIVLGSLILLL; from the coding sequence ATGTCAACCACGTTTACCTGGCAAGGCTTTGCCATCCTGTCGGCCGTGTTTGCGGCACTGACGGCCATCCTGGGCAAGCTGGGCGTGGCCCACCTGAACAGCAATATGGCCACCTTGATACGCACTGGCGTCATCCTCCTGGTGACGGCAGCCATCATCTCGCTGCGCGCGGAGTGGCAGCGCCCCAGCGGGGGCAACTGGGTGGGCTGGACCTGCCTGATCGCTTCGGGCGTCGCTACGGGGCTGTCGTGGCTATGCTATTTCCGCGCATTGCAACTGGGCCCCGTCTCGCTGGTGGCGCCCGTCGACAAGCTCAGCGTGGCGCTGGTGATGCTGGCCGGCTGGCTGGTGCTGGGCGAGCCGTTCACCCTGAAGTCGGCGGCCGGCGGCGGCTTGATCGTGCTCGGTTCGCTGATTTTGCTGCTGTAA
- a CDS encoding heme-binding protein, producing MKTLLLGSTLLCLLASPVHAQLRKVDELSLAAANKLTNAAMAACQAQGRHIVVTVLDRGGNVVAVQRADGVGPHNTDASRRKAYTALSTKSDTYTLAVAARGNPDIRNLTTVPELLLLGGGLPLMAQGQVVGAIGVAGSGGALQDRACAQAALSAIPELDLPTT from the coding sequence ATGAAAACCCTGTTACTCGGCAGTACCCTGCTGTGCCTGCTGGCCAGCCCAGTCCACGCCCAATTGCGCAAGGTCGATGAGCTCTCGCTGGCCGCAGCCAACAAGCTGACCAACGCAGCCATGGCCGCTTGCCAGGCGCAAGGCCGGCACATCGTCGTCACCGTACTGGACCGTGGCGGCAATGTCGTCGCCGTGCAGCGCGCCGATGGCGTCGGCCCCCACAACACGGATGCCAGCCGGCGCAAGGCATACACCGCCCTGTCCACCAAAAGCGATACCTACACGCTGGCCGTCGCCGCGCGCGGCAATCCGGACATCCGCAATTTGACCACCGTGCCGGAACTGTTGCTGCTGGGCGGTGGCCTGCCGTTGATGGCCCAGGGGCAAGTGGTCGGCGCCATCGGCGTCGCTGGCAGCGGTGGCGCGCTGCAAGACCGCGCCTGCGCCCAGGCAGCCCTGTCCGCCATCCCTGAACTCGATCTCCCCACAACTTGA
- the nudC gene encoding NAD(+) diphosphatase, with the protein MLQTPDAFVPLIDAPEPAPAADQTLTFVFHRGRLLLRTPELLLPTATEVAALDIDLRRAQPVGLWQDRYCQTVWTDEELPVGAGLAWHGMRSLFQAVDDGFLGLASRAVQLAEWARTHRHCGVCATPMQRTRGERCFTCAACGMLAYPRISPAMMVLIRKGDQVLLAMHKHSPSQRFSPLAGFLEAGESIEEAVHREVMEEVGLRVHNLQYFMSQSWPFPHSLMIAFTADYLDGEIRLDENEIAEARWFGPGDAWPEASSSVSISALLVGAHRPPSV; encoded by the coding sequence ATGCTGCAGACTCCCGACGCCTTTGTTCCCCTGATCGACGCGCCTGAACCGGCCCCGGCCGCCGACCAGACGCTCACCTTTGTCTTCCACCGCGGGCGCCTGCTGTTGCGTACGCCGGAACTGCTCTTGCCCACTGCCACCGAGGTGGCCGCGCTCGATATCGACTTGCGCCGCGCGCAGCCCGTAGGCTTGTGGCAAGACCGCTATTGCCAGACCGTCTGGACCGACGAGGAGTTGCCAGTGGGCGCCGGCCTGGCCTGGCACGGCATGCGCTCGCTGTTCCAGGCTGTGGACGATGGCTTCCTGGGCCTGGCCAGCCGCGCCGTGCAACTGGCCGAGTGGGCGCGCACGCACCGCCATTGCGGCGTGTGCGCCACGCCCATGCAGCGCACGCGCGGCGAACGCTGCTTCACATGCGCCGCCTGCGGCATGCTCGCGTATCCGCGCATTTCACCGGCCATGATGGTACTCATCCGCAAGGGCGACCAGGTGCTGCTGGCCATGCACAAGCACTCGCCATCGCAGCGCTTCAGTCCGTTGGCCGGTTTCCTGGAAGCGGGCGAATCGATCGAGGAAGCAGTGCACCGCGAAGTGATGGAAGAGGTGGGCTTGCGCGTGCACAATCTGCAGTACTTCATGAGTCAGTCCTGGCCTTTTCCCCATTCGCTGATGATCGCGTTTACGGCCGACTACCTCGATGGCGAGATCCGCCTCGACGAGAACGAGATCGCCGAGGCGCGCTGGTTCGGCCCCGGCGACGCGTGGCCGGAAGCGAGTTCGAGTGTGTCGATTTCGGCGCTGCTGGTCGGCGCGCACCGTCCGCCAAGCGTATAG
- a CDS encoding AAA domain-containing protein codes for MASGSSKKGGPGFGGNLLAVSKLLKNKRAYDQSHIAMVWHSLFMVVPVVSTTFASFARQFQGMGPESLGWLFIDEAGQAVPQAALGSLWRAKRAIVVGDPLQIEPVFTVPGRLVQTLSALSPHTQDGSYAPTSVSVQTLADKANRYGALVGANSAQPLWIGSPLRVHRRCVEPMFSLANGIAYEDKMVYGLSERTPPAGARGLTRGPSCWIDAAGPVSYKQVVPVQLDFVLEVLLKLYRRDGKLPDMYVITPFKAVRKELRARIVDMDWDRRLGYGKAPTARELRQWSSQMVGTVHTFQGKEQSVVMLVLGADDSTAGAAQWAASTPNLLNVALTRAQHHVYIVGNPLLWGQLPHFAPACAQLPHTGMHEFLIEMG; via the coding sequence GTGGCTAGCGGAAGTAGCAAAAAAGGCGGACCCGGCTTTGGCGGCAACTTGCTGGCCGTGTCGAAATTGCTGAAAAACAAGCGCGCCTATGACCAGTCGCATATCGCCATGGTGTGGCACAGCCTGTTCATGGTGGTGCCTGTCGTGTCGACCACGTTCGCCTCGTTCGCGCGCCAGTTCCAGGGCATGGGTCCCGAGTCGCTGGGCTGGCTGTTCATCGATGAAGCGGGCCAGGCCGTGCCGCAAGCGGCGCTGGGCAGCCTATGGCGCGCCAAGCGTGCCATCGTCGTGGGCGACCCGCTGCAGATCGAACCCGTATTCACGGTACCGGGCCGCCTCGTGCAAACCTTGTCTGCCCTGTCGCCGCACACGCAGGATGGCAGTTACGCGCCAACGTCCGTTTCCGTGCAGACGCTGGCCGACAAGGCCAACCGCTATGGCGCGCTGGTCGGCGCCAATAGCGCACAGCCGCTGTGGATAGGCAGTCCCTTGCGCGTGCACCGCCGCTGCGTGGAACCGATGTTCTCGCTGGCCAACGGCATCGCCTATGAAGACAAGATGGTCTACGGTTTGAGCGAACGCACGCCGCCGGCCGGCGCACGGGGCCTCACGCGGGGCCCCAGCTGCTGGATCGACGCCGCCGGCCCCGTCAGCTACAAGCAGGTGGTGCCCGTGCAGCTCGATTTCGTGCTGGAAGTGCTGCTGAAACTGTATCGCCGCGACGGCAAGCTGCCCGACATGTATGTGATTACGCCGTTCAAGGCCGTGCGCAAGGAATTGCGCGCGCGCATCGTCGATATGGACTGGGACCGCCGCCTAGGCTACGGCAAGGCGCCGACGGCGCGTGAATTGCGCCAGTGGAGCAGCCAGATGGTGGGCACCGTGCACACCTTCCAGGGCAAGGAGCAAAGCGTGGTGATGCTGGTCCTCGGCGCCGACGACAGCACGGCCGGCGCGGCGCAATGGGCGGCCAGTACGCCGAACCTGCTCAACGTGGCACTCACGCGCGCGCAGCATCATGTGTACATCGTCGGCAATCCGCTGCTGTGGGGCCAATTGCCGCACTTTGCGCCTGCCTGCGCGCAATTGCCGCATACGGGCATGCATGAGTTCCTGATAGAGATGGGCTAA